A window of Ictidomys tridecemlineatus isolate mIctTri1 chromosome 15, mIctTri1.hap1, whole genome shotgun sequence contains these coding sequences:
- the LOC101958133 gene encoding cytochrome P450 2B4 produces MELSVLLLLALLTGLFLLLVRGHPKASSRLPPGPRPLPFLGNLLQMDRRGLLNSFLRLREKYGDVFTVYLGPRPVVMLCGTEAIREALVDQAEDFSGRGKISIVEPIFQGYGVIFANGERWKTLRRFSLATMRDFGMGKRSIEERIQEEAQCLVEELRKSKGALVDPTFLFQSITANIICSIVFGERFDYKDREFLRLLDMFYQSFALISSFSGQVFELFSHILKYFPGTHRQVYENLQEVLTFIGHSVEKHRATLDPSAPRDFIDAYLLRMDKEKSNLQSEFHHKNLAITLLSLFFAGTETTSTTLRYGFLLMLKYPHVAERVKEEIAQVIGSHRPPALDDHSKMPYTEAVIHEIQRFGDLLPIGVPHIVTKDTVFRGYLIPKNTEVYPILSSALHDPHYFKEPDTFNPDHFLDANGALKKNEAFIPFSAGKRICLGEGIARNELFLFFTTVLQNFSVASPVAPQDIDLTPRESGLGRVPPTYQIRFLPH; encoded by the exons ATGGAGCTCAGTGTCCTCCTGCTCCTTGCTCTGCTCACAGGCCTCTTTCTTCTGCTGGTCAGGGGCCACCCAAAGGCCAGCAGCCGCCTCCCACCAGGCCCCCGTCCTCTGCCCTTCTTGGGGAACCTTCTGCAGATGGACAGGAGAGGCTTGCTCAATTCCTTCTTGCGG CTTCGAGAGAAATATGGCGACGTGTTCACCGTGTACCTGGGACCAAGGCCTGTGGTCATGCTGTGTGGGACAGAGGCCATACGGGAGGCCCTGGTGGACCAAGCTGAGGATTTCTCTGGCCGGGGGAAAATATCTATTGTTGAGCCAATCTTCCAGGGATACG GTGTGATCTTTGCCAATGGAGAACGTTGGAAAACCCTTCGGAGATTCtctctggccaccatgagggACTTCGGGATGGGAAAGCGGAGCATTGAGGAACGGATTCAGGAGGAGGCTCAGTGTCTGGTGGAGGAGCTGAGGAAATCCAAGG GGGCTCTCGTGGACCCCACCTTCCTCTTCCAGTCCATCACCGCCAACATCATCTGCTCCATCGTCTTTGGAGAACGCTTCGACTATAAAGACCGAGAGTTCCTGCGGCTGCTGGACATGTTCTATCAGTCATTCGCGCTGATCAGCTCCTTCTCCGGCCAG GTGTTTGAATTGTTCTCCCACATCCTGAAGTACTTTCCGGGCACACACAGGCAAGTCTACGAGAACCTGCAGGAGGTCCTCACCTTCATCGGCCACAGTGTGGAGAAGCACCGAGCAACCCTGGACCCCAGCGCCCCCAGAGACTTCATCGATGCCTACCTGCTCCGCATGGACAAA GAGAAGTCCAACCTGCAGAGCGAGTTCCACCACAAGAACCTCGCCATTACCTTGCTGTCCCTCTTCTTCGCGGGCACCGAGACCACCAGCACCACTCTGCGCTATGGCTTCCTGCTCATGCTCAAGTACCCTCACGTGGCAG AAAGAGTCAAAGAGGAGATTGCACAGGTGATTGGCTCACACAGGCCACCTGCCCTCGATGATCACTCCAAAATGCCATACACGGAGGCAGTCATCCACGAGATTCAGAGATTTGGAGATCTCCTCCCCATTGGTGTGCCCCACATAGTCACTAAAGACACTGTCTTCCGAGGGTACCTCATCCCCAAG AACACTGAAGTGTACCCCATCCTGAGCTCTGCTCTCCACGACCCGCATTACTTTAAAGAACCAGACACCTTCAACCCTGACCACTTTCTGGATGCCAACGGGGCACTGAAGAAGAATGAAGCTTTTATCCCCTTCTCGGCAG GGAAGCGCATCTGTCTTGGTGAAGGCATCGCTCGCAACGAGCTGTTCCTCTTCTTCACCACCGTCCTCCAGAACTTCTCTGTGGCCAGCCCCGTGGCTCCCCAGGACATCGACCTCACTCCCCGGGAGAGTGGTTTGGGCAGAGTGCCCCCAACCTACCAGATCCGCTTCCTGCCCCACTGA